Proteins encoded by one window of Swingsia samuiensis:
- the glpX gene encoding class II fructose-bisphosphatase encodes MTDPSHSLPYRLTDRNLALELARVTEAAAIASSQWSGRGLKNEADDAAVQAMRAAFDTVAIDGRVSIGEGEMDEAPMLYINEKVGAGGPAMDIAVDPLEGTNLCAKNLPNAITVVALAERGKFLHAPDIYMQKIVVGPDLPKDVVDLDSPIKNNLRSLAKAKKRDISDLVVCMLDRERHKELIAHTLEAGARVQLLSDGDVTAAIAACLDDSGVDLYAGSGGAPEGVLAAAAIRCMNGQMQGRLLFEDDAQRQRALEMADGKDPTRRLDLHDMASGHVLFSATGVTSGWLLRGVQRVGERKARTHSIVMRSKSGTIRYLDSYHDFSLKTDKHHPDME; translated from the coding sequence TTGCATCTTCTCAATGGAGCGGGCGTGGCCTCAAAAACGAAGCTGATGATGCCGCTGTGCAAGCCATGCGCGCGGCCTTTGATACTGTTGCCATTGATGGCCGTGTGAGCATTGGTGAAGGGGAAATGGACGAAGCCCCCATGCTCTATATTAACGAGAAGGTGGGAGCTGGTGGCCCAGCAATGGATATCGCGGTTGACCCTCTTGAAGGAACCAACCTATGTGCAAAGAACCTTCCCAATGCCATTACAGTTGTCGCTTTGGCTGAACGTGGGAAGTTCCTGCATGCTCCTGATATCTACATGCAAAAAATTGTTGTGGGACCGGATCTTCCCAAGGACGTTGTTGATCTTGATTCACCGATCAAGAACAATCTTCGCTCTCTTGCCAAAGCCAAGAAACGAGACATTTCAGACCTCGTTGTGTGCATGCTCGACCGTGAACGTCATAAAGAGCTTATCGCCCATACATTAGAAGCAGGCGCACGTGTTCAGCTTTTAAGCGATGGGGATGTCACTGCGGCTATTGCTGCCTGCCTTGATGACAGTGGCGTTGATCTTTATGCAGGCTCTGGAGGCGCACCTGAAGGAGTTCTCGCAGCAGCAGCCATTCGCTGCATGAACGGCCAAATGCAAGGACGCCTTCTTTTTGAAGATGATGCCCAACGCCAGCGCGCTCTTGAAATGGCCGATGGGAAAGACCCCACTCGCCGCTTAGATCTGCATGATATGGCTTCGGGTCATGTTCTCTTTAGTGCTACGGGTGTGACCTCAGGCTGGCTTCTTAGAGGAGTTCAACGGGTTGGCGAAAGAAAGGCACGCACGCACTCTATTGTCATGCGTTCAAAATCAGGAACGATACGCTATCTCGACAGCTATCACGATTTTAGCTTGAAAACAGACAAGCACCATCCTGATATGGAGTAA